The Arctopsyche grandis isolate Sample6627 chromosome 5, ASM5162203v2, whole genome shotgun sequence genome includes a window with the following:
- the LOC143911615 gene encoding P2R1A-PPP2R2A-interacting phosphatase regulator 1 translates to MEVEPSVVSAAAPAAAAAPLSCAPPCAPPAAASPSPSPSPSAAPALKRCSSAPLIARPAAPPPPEPAPPPRESSAFNVFSGCGQRTRRFSASFSANFSASPPMHAAHSPNSSGPRLTPRVSQLRQEECADVTNVREVAHERETHSAMQMSQSWEDLTLMTVGTNNVGGPMSPTQVARFSPGVSPSPTRRAFATRRSLSPIAMRPSCLSPVGRPSGLVPVKRRFDLDDAPSAKRCCWSLDRLTPSTPGTPDSLSDSPSGFTFRPVSPRAPSLSSPLPSSQNHTSQSPS, encoded by the exons ATGGAGGTGGAGCCGTCGGTAGTGAGCgccgccgcccccgccgccgccgccgcccccCTGTCGTGCGCCCCGCCCTGCGCGCCCCCGGCCGCCGCCTCGCCCTCCCCTTCCCCCTCGCCCTCGGCCGCGCCCGCCCTCAAGAGGTGCAGCAGCGCTCCCCTCATCGCCAGGCCGGCTGCTCCACCCCCACCCGAACCGGCGCCTCCACCCAG AGAGTCGTCTGCCTTCAACGTGTTTTCCGGCTGCGGTCAACGCACGAGGCGTTTCAGTGCCAGCTTCAGCGCCAACTTCAGCGCCAGTCCTCCCATGCACGCAGCTCATTCACCT AATTCCTCTGGCCCACGATTGACCCCGAGAGTTAGCCAACTTAGACAAGAGGAATGCGCTGATGTCACCAATGTTAGAGAAGTTGCCCACGAACGAGAAACACACAGTGCAATGCAAATGAGCCAATCTTGGGAGGATCTGACTCTCATGACTGTAGGCACAAACAACGTGGGTGGACCGATGTCTCCAACCCAAGTTGCAAGATTCTCACCTGGAGTTTCACCATCACCTACTAGAAGAGCGTTCGCCACGAGGCGAAGTTTATCTCCGATCGCAATGAGGCCTTCTTGTCTGAGCCCTGTGGGTCGGCCCTCCGGCCTAGTCCCAGTTAAACGTCGTTTCGACCTCGACGATGCACCGTCTGCCAAGCGGTGTTGTTGGTCACTAGACCGACTCACACCGTCTACACCAGGCACCCCCGATTCTCTGTCAGACTCCCCATCAGGCTTCACGTTTAGGCCCGTTTCTCCCAGAGCGCCCTCTTTGTCATCACCTTTACCTTCCTCACAAAATCATACTTCACAAAGTCCCAGCTAA
- the CycB3 gene encoding cyclin B3, whose amino-acid sequence MAPMKMLNKNGNENILGIVNNATMGVSTRSKNGALSLKSTLKQAVKAVGKRKAASPLRDSKPGKAKRAAFGDITNAITNGTQVNDKGKNDLGVKKVIVNEKILPVAKMVRKKPKENTTVSVVSKVLRSQRSSINGKHAHNVEESLKSTTTWPANMVVFPPKPAKENTLNGSVEYMVCENQQKSTKSNNLTRISEDFDETSLYISAIEDMSTVSKQSNDLCNKSEKEPSLTRDINLLAISDKDTSVPDGVSDFDKDNWSDPFQVSNYAMDIFNYLKSRESNFIIEDYLPRQKTLTSWMRALLVDWMVEVQESFELNHETLYLAVKLVDLYLCRETTKKDELQLLGSAALFIASKFDERIPPLVDDFLYICDGAYTLNQLLAMEINILKTINFDIGIPLSYRFLRRYARCARVSMPTLTLARFVLESCLLEYSFVSFSDSKMAAAALYLAIKMKNLGTWTPTHIYYTGYTLEEILPVAKAQNLYLHRKPKEGLSTVRNKYSHKIFFEVAKIPLISDNDL is encoded by the exons ATGGCCCCGATGAAGATgttgaataaaaatggaaatgagAATATATTGGGGATTGTAAATAATGCGACAATGGGCGTCAGCACTCGTAGTAAAAATGGTGCTTTGAGTTTAAAATCCACCTTGAAGCAAGCGGTCAAAGCTGTGGGTAAACGAAAAGCTGCAAGTCCGCTGAGAGATTCAAAGCCCGGCAAGGCTAAGAGAGCTGCATTCGGTGATATCACTAATGCTATAACTAACGGCACGCAAGTGAATGATAAAGGAAAGAATGATTTGGGTGTCAAGAAAGTTATCGTCAATGAAAAAATTCTCCCCGTTGCAAAG ATGGTGCGTAAAAAGCCTAAAGAGAATACCACCGTTTCGGTGGTCAGTAAAGTGTTGAGAAGTCAACGATCGTCGATCAACGGCAAACATGCACACAATGTAGAAGAATCCCTTAAAAGTACGACCACCTGGCCTGCAAATATGGTAGTTTTTCCGCCAAAGCCCGCTAAAGAAAATACTTTAAATGGCTCCGTTGAATATATGGTATGTGAAAATCAACAGAAGTCGACCAAATCCAATAACCTGACACGTATTAGTGAGGATTTTGACGAGACATCGCTTTATATATCAGCAATAGAAGACAT GTCGACCGTGTCCAAACAATCGAACGATTTATGCAATAAAAGTGAAAAGGAACCGTCCCTTACTAGAGATATAAATTTACTTGCTATTAGCGACAAGGATACGAGCGTGCCGGATGGAGTTAGCGATTTTGACAAGGACAATTGGAGCGATCCTTTCCAAGTGTCTAATTATGCTATGGACATATTCAACTATTTGAAGAGTCGAGAG TCCAATTTCATCATAGAAGATTATTTGCCACGTCAAAAAACCCTCACCAGTTGGATGAGAGCTCTTCTCGTCGACTGGATGGTGGAAGTTCAGGAAAGCTTTGAACTTAACCACGAAACCCTTTACTTAGCTGTAAAGTTAGTCGACTTATATTTATGTAGAGAAACGACAAAAAAAGATGAGCTCCAACTATTAGGCTCAGCCGCATTATTTATTGCATCTAAATTCGAC GAACGGATACCTCCATTAGTGGACGACTTTCTATACATCTGTGATGGCGCTTATACTCTGAACCAACTACTCGCAATGGAAATAAATATTCTCAAAACTATCAATTTTGATATTGGTATTCCACTATCGTATAGATTTTTACGGAGATATGCGAGG TGTGCACGAGTTTCCATGCCGACCTTGACATTGGCTCGATTTGTTCTGGAATCTTGCCTGTTGGAGTATTCTTTTGTGTCATTCTCAGATAGTAAAATGGCCGCCGCTGCTTTGTACTTagctattaaaatgaaaaatctgGGCACGTGGACTCCGACCCACATTTATTATACTG GTTATACTCTCGAGGAGATTCTGCCCGTAGCCAAGGCCCAAAACCTCTATCTTCACAGAAAGCCGAAAGAAGGTCTCAGTACAGTTCGTAACAAATACTCGCATAAAATATTCTTCGAAGTAGCCAAAATACCACTCATCAGTGACAATGACTTatag
- the Pex1 gene encoding peroxisomal biogenesis factor 1: protein MWTSTAVIKLVHHTNCFAHVNNKFITNFFGNNYQNNYIKLIWEDNSTILWCVNTNVSDGCIGLNSLFAQRLGILEGTAVSLTVCSAPPILNQVTISTDSEEDYDILESNILKLQSCLLDQVKILVQNQKMVIWVSPSLSINIKSRDTSILKECTEVVVLPCSVDVSGSGSNFKLPKNIQCPIEKNNVSNFMQNQKETLLKYSKKRWSHLMRAMYIAEADILKKTEIVHNCLYIPANILDANLEKSLFHLQIMNQIDESNKDNNDGTITSFYVKLKPFVLDVLPCKINIFNKYMPVIVPNNLRRKLCIQSGDIFFLDEHDKECQTPEIIQISPVIGNTDFTTDDLLNMFKTYVLSKSTEEEPLLINIMDVIDVNSERKIFCQVDFHPKSIKCALINCKTLRNCKIIANQDKVQPLETVINQESPDLDMICREVGGFNRITEHSIDILKSSIIMNACNIKSDGKNKNNILILGVVGSGKSTLASIIVKDSGLWSLKLNCRSMKGRKDTIETFQKAVRSCEMHAPSVLICDDIESIFPCEKEGSSTQDLLFYEIQANTIKSIIHESVGVFTIMTSIGLEDIHSVFKVSKGDLLFSKTFAIPELTQDERSSLLKSIIMNSLYKYDHLKSDDYYRMSLDTAGLTVRDLVDYAIKNIFKAVKYAVCHDEVLNFSPQNIKAEVDDDKSDIWEAVGGLSSTKKKLTEIIYWPLKYPGLFPKQPGAILLFGPPGTGKSLIGCAISKLTEVSFINVKGPELLSKYIGQSEQSVRNLFKRAEKKKPCVIFFDEFDSLAPRRGHDSTGVTDRVVNQLLTQLDGVEGSIKGVTVVAATSRPDLLDGALLRPGRFDTYVHCSLPDQSERLEIFKIFSATLPLANDVDLEELSNITDNYTGADIKAILSTAQLTCIEEELARNADEDNKTSMNLMITQEQLLNALKETRPSLSVQQLAFYERTYDRFVKKPSIENVLKINSSLKQRATLA, encoded by the exons ATGTGGACTTCTACAGCAGTTATAAAATTAGTACACCATACGAATTGCTTCGCTCATGTCAATAACAAATTTATCACAAATTTTTTCGGAAAT aattatCAAAACAATTACATCAAATTAATTTGGGAAGATAATAGTACTATTCTTTGGTGTGTCAACACCAACGTATCTGATGGATGTATAGGGTTAAATAGTCTATTTGCCCAACGCCTGGGTATTTTGGAAGGAACTGCTGTTTCATTGACTGTATGTTCAGCACCTCCTATATTAAATCAAGTAACCATATCAACAGATTCTGAAGAAGATTATGATATTCTG gAGTCGAATATACTAAAACTTCAATCCTGTTTACTAGATCAAGTAAAAATACTTGTTCAGAATCAAAAAATGGTCATATGGGTGTCGCCATCACtatcaattaatataaaatctagAGATACTTCAATTTTAAAAGAATGCACTGAAGTTGTTGTTTTACCATGTTCTGTCGATGTTAGTGGCTCAGGCTCGAATTTTAAATTACCTAAAAATATTCAGTGTcccatagaaaaaaataatgtaagtaATTTTATGCAAAATCAAAAAGAAACACTTTTGAAGTATAGTAAAAAGAGGTGGTCTCATTTGATGAGGGCTATGTATATTGCTGAGGcagatattttgaaaaaaactgAGATAGTTCATAATTGTTTATACATTCCTGCAAATATCTTGGATGCAAATCTAGAAAAATCGCTTTTTCATTTACAAATAATGAATCAAATTGATGAATCCAATAAAGATAATAATGATGGAACTATCACTTCTTTTTACGTGAAATTAAAACCCTTTGTTCTTGACGTCCTGccctgtaaaataaatattttcaacaaatatATGCCAGTCATAGTTCCAAATAATCTAAGACGCAAATTATGCATACAATCaggtgatatattttttttggatgAACATGATAAAGAATGCCAAACGCCagaaattatacaaatttcgCCAGTCATTGGTAACACAGATTTCACGACAGATGACTTGCTTAATATGTTTAAAACATATGTTCTCTCAAAAAGCACAGAAGAAGAACCTTTGCTAATAAATATTATGGATGTTATTGATGTTAATTCAGAGCGAAAAATATTTTGTCAAGTAGACTTTCATCCAAAGTCGATTAAATGCGCTTTAATAAATTGCAAAACCCtgagaaattgtaaaataatagcTAATCAAGACAAAGTTCAACCACTTGAAACGGTTATAAATCAAGAGAGCCCAGATTTAGATATGATATGTCGAGAAGTTGGGGGTTTTAATCGAATAACCGAACATTCCATTGATATTCTCAAGTCTAGTATAATAATGAATGCTTGTAATATAAAATCagatggtaaaaataaaaacaacattttgATATTAG GTGTAGTAGGTTCGGGAAAGTCGACCTTGGCCAGTATTATTGTTAAAGATAGTGGACTTTGGTCATTAAAGTTAAATTGTCGCTCTATGAAAGGAAGGAAAGACACTATAGAGACGTTTCAAAAAGCAGTTCGTTCATGTGAAATGCATGCACCATCTGTTCTGATCTGCGATGATATTGAAAGCATATTTCCATGTGAAAAGGAAGGTTCTTCAACTCAAGATTTACTGTTTTACGAAAT ACAAGCAAATACGATCAAATCCATAATACACGAGTCGGTTGGTGTATTTACGATCATGACTTCTATTGGACTAGAAGATATTCATTCTGTATTTAAAGTTTCGAAAGGTGATcttttattttcgaaaacgttTGCAATTCCAGAATTAACTCAG gATGAACGTAGTAGTCTGCTTAAAAGTATTATCATGAATAGTTTGTATAAGTATGATCATTTGAAAAGCGATGATTATTATAGAATGTCCTTGGATACGGCAGGATTAACAGTTAGAGATCTAGTGGACtatgcaattaaaaatatatttaaagcagTAAAATATGCAG TATGTCATGATGAAGTATTGAACTTTTCTCCTCAAAATATAAAGGCTGAAGTAGATGATGATAAGTCTGATATTTGGGAAGCAGTAGGCGGATTGTCAAGTACAAAGAAAAAACTtacagaaattatatattggccGTTGAAA tatccTGGACTTTTTCCGAAGCAACCTGGTGCTATTTTATTGTTTGGTCCGCCTGGAACTGGAAAATCTTTGATTGGATGCGCTATTTCAAAATTAACCGAAGTATCGTTTATTAATGTTAAAGGGCCAGAGCTTCTTTCTAAGTATATTGGTCAAAGCGAGCAATCCgttagaaatttatttaaaag AGCTGAAAAGAAAAAGCCGTGTGTAATTTTCTTCGATGAGTTTGATAGTTTAGCACCAAG ACGAGGTCATGATTCAACTGGAGTCACCGACCGAGTAGTTAATCAGCTACTCACACAACTAGACGGTGTCGAAGGATCTATTAAAGGAGTAACTGTAGTAGCTGCTACATCGCGTCCTGATCTTCTTGACGGAGCTTTATTAAGACCTGGAAGATTTGATACATATGTCCATTGTTCATTACCGGATcaa agTGAACGTTTAGAAATATTTAAGATATTCAGTGCTACACTGCCGTTGGCAAATGACGTTGACTTGGAAGAACTATCGAACATCACAGATAATTATACTGGAGCAGACATCAAAGCGATTTTGTCGACAGCACAGTTAACATGCATTGAAGAAGAattg gcACGAAACGCAGACGAAGATAATAAAACTTCAATGAACTTAATGATTACTCAAGAACAACTTTTAAATGCTTTAAAAGAAACCCGGCCGTCTCTCAGTGTACAACAACTCGCATTTTACGAAAGAAC GTACGATAGGTTTGTGAAGAAGccgtctattgaaaatgtacttaaaattaattcaagccTGAAGCAAAGAGCTACATTAGCTTAA